A window of Tripterygium wilfordii isolate XIE 37 chromosome 7, ASM1340144v1, whole genome shotgun sequence contains these coding sequences:
- the LOC120001786 gene encoding germin-like protein 9-3 codes for MASNSSSLKIFLLLVASFAVVEMVKAGDADILSDFLVPPNTTIDGGFFTYIDIRKSGLITSPPPPTFKVTKVSMAEFPALNGQSVSYAILQFPVGATNPPHTHPRAAELLFVVIGSLEVGFVDTTNKLYTQTLQTGDMFIFPKGLVHFQYNADSKNPATAISAFGSASAGTVSLPATLFLSNIDDNILAKSFKTDEKTIQALKTGLAPKS; via the coding sequence ATGGCCTCAAATTCTTCAAGCCTCAAAATTTTCCTTCTACTAGTAGCTTCATTTGCCGTTGTCGAAATGGTCAAGGCTGGAGATGCAGATATTCTCTCCGATTTCTTGGTTCCGCCAAATACAACAATTGATGGAGGTTTCTTCACATACATTGACATTCGTAAAAGCGGCCTTATtacttcaccaccaccaccaactttTAAGGTGACAAAAGTAAGCATGGCTGAATTCCCAGCTCTTAATGGGCAGAGTGTTTCCTACGCTATTCTTCAATTTCCGGTTGGTGCCACTAATCCTCCTCACACCCATCCTCGTGCCGCTGAGCTACTTTTCGTCGTAATAGGTTCTCTTGAAGTGGGATTTGTTGACACAACAAACAAGCTCTACACTCAAACGCTACAAACTGGTGACATGTTTATATTCCCAAAGGGATTGGTTCACTTCCAATACAATGCTGATTCAAAGAACCCTGCTACAGCAATTTCTGCCTTTGGAAGCGCAAGTGCGGGGACTGTCTCACTTCCTGCCACCCTATTCCTCAGCAATATTGATGACAATATCTTGGCCAAGTCTTTTAAAACTGATGAGAAAACTATTCAAGCTCTCAAGACCGGTCTTGCCCCAAAGTCTTGA
- the LOC120001785 gene encoding ubiquitin-like-specific protease 1, with amino-acid sequence MDSNGLTRFRHRQSPSSERFLGAFTHAPPSEYPSTSNTISHDFNELSEDDIFFSPDFSVSSHAEHRNHRTPVSSPSPFRRHHSKNFPQPESFGILAALAEHEPSLKLKTFQKASISSSVSASASTSTSVSSSSTSSSRFIPSIPRPPQDRLPVLSSSAKFHQHLSAPSSVPVLAQVMRKQKEFDDIDDVEEEEEGEMLPPHEIVAMGSARSPLLACSVLEGAGRTLKGRDLRQVRNAIWRQTGFLD; translated from the coding sequence ATGGACTCCAACGGCCTCACTCGCTTCCGCCACCGCCAATCTCCATCCTCCGAGCGCTTTCTTGGCGCCTTCACACACGCGCCGCCTTCTGAATATCCCTCCACCTCCAATACAATCAGCCACGACTTCAACGAGCTCAGCGAGGACGACATATTCTTCAGCCCGGACTTCTCGGTCTCCTCCCACGCCGAGCATCGTAACCACCGTACCCCTGTCTCTTCGCCTTCCCCTTTCCGCCGCCACCATAGCAAGAACTTTCCCCAGCCTGAATCTTTCGGTATTCTTGCTGCCCTAGCGGAACATGAACCGTCCCTGAAGCTCAAGACCTTCCAAAAAGCCTCCATTTCCTCCTCTGTCTCTGCCTCCGCCTCTACCTCCACCTCCGTTTCCTCCTCCTCGACCTCCTCCTCGCGTTTTATTCCTTCCATCCCTAGACCGCCTCAGGACCGCCTTCCTGTCCTCTCTTCTTCGGCGAAATTCCACCAACACCTGTCAGCCCCGTCGAGCGTGCCGGTGCTTGCTCAGGTGATGAGGAAGCAGAAGGAATTTGATGATATTGACGAtgtggaagaggaggaggaaggagAAATGCTGCCGCCACACGAAATTGTAGCGATGGGGTCTGCGCGGTCGCCATTGCTGGCCTGCTCTGTGCTAGAAGGAGCTGGGAGGACATTGAAAGGAAGAGATCTCAGGCAGGTAAGAAATGCAATATGGCGGCAAACGGGTTTTCTTGATTGA